From one Drosophila subpulchrella strain 33 F10 #4 breed RU33 chromosome 3L, RU_Dsub_v1.1 Primary Assembly, whole genome shotgun sequence genomic stretch:
- the LOC119554814 gene encoding titin isoform X19, with amino-acid sequence MERRQALDSSMSSLYSVASSSNPNPRQPQSVQLQTQQSQQSQQSQLDAFNYSATMSSSSPTPSQAMSTAMSTGTGTGTGIGSGTTHSTPSTSLRATTIGTVVVRCGPIQLVIALLQSPEKIYIKVVELEPKITALGENLDESVRMQREHDETLRNLQSLPGPMDEFVQKADKLLASKRISSELVNAMADTLNIIWQDILNLLQDRQHLLILCTQFHDKMTQCFRKMDQLELACEETLHPPDVPRVQEFLNRFKQLRIDMLTGVMAALKDGNELLAQLEELEKLETLDTRPEHIKRDATRAVHQVQQWLEALHDRRNSLELAWQTKKTQMEQCLALALLGRELVDLEAALQQARMELNTMYSLGECEHTANEMLIKYREWKQQALILRDRALKITRAKEKVQSAGHFTEDEACARAYAVLSGCTEHLDLVDQREHWLHQSREFFAKAEHTLSVLEKLELELTSVKLPPHSPESYAMYSKVDRDVRSFTEEPLRLGYGILDEVGRTQPETQGVKRVLDELENRKVYIQGICANSSEDQQKVQRALSEFLTHHNELLAWLRASGQLQLQQSVDMGRNLQQAKQFLLQHHELMQDLEIKGELINLLLESIKVHLESLSPQERYDVDSKAESLHKHWIELKDLVLKRVDYVSLLIDFFELANEFSSQLDNMQRQLQQTPDEHKLQFLQATWTGIAATFGELKFRGQRFINLKIVDPYLETKSSAQAVQETLNDFSKRQVDVTSSLENWTTSIAEKREVEYLLEKVMSDNEETVSKSTQVDTQLYPVFTSQSVDSKQLLISTGEKLTHVTQDIERAQDEIQQRIQTTLSIQTKDQPSLAKIEQVINNLRMLKAKLDGIKYDYRTLVESVVQFLENIVQLRREIDDYFARQQKEPASGADRSIAEHEKFRDQCMDKFRSLITQSELLIDRVRVLEPPGAREIDTDRILKLLENLRLHFESNSSARMSSLERLEKIEQFRSDLEDIDRSLDSVSQQLHEINNQSVDSLAAAKTTSLAFEYFERTIELLEKRIEKFTESTSQQLLISNPESERYVKDELRKLNDKWQGFKDQVKQKRKSLNQATEFFEVVEKIDAEYREISYFYTSVSNKVPYLRDSVEAGNLVNDIENYVTSREAALRSKLDSASQCAHDMNKVSSLYNDVMNIFQSFIKLKMDINVVQERLKQEQRQKEQREREARDQAEREKALREAEAKERLFREEQSRLENQRQQAAIEQAQRELAARELALREQAVREEESRLQAIREQATREQLAREQAAREEELRIQSLREIARREEEVRQQNKRDEEIRIRREEEERFRRENESRSKREEEARIQREEITRLQTLRDQVDQQRLVTENIRKDIQVNSIFTELRYASPLFIRPLKDAVAREGDRLVLECEVTGTPEPSVEWFKDGISIQNNTDYKTTFDKGICRLVIEETFAADSARFSCRASNLVGTCDTNATLSVRENAAEVQLVPPRILRFLESGKATEGSSFQFACVVAGVPLPTVQWFKNDKCIDDSPDYVISYNNGEATLKFEEVFLEDDAVYTCSASNPAGIEHCSASLIVEPLEPTELPSFKVPLSNAMARVGQKIKLEAIVSGIPRPEVYWLHNGKPFQPRDSKYEYGRVTLIIPQAYPNDAGSYVLSAKNLAGEAYTSCNVIVKGRLPNETSDSEMASDIEPIKPAVHLPLKDVSIFEGKPVRLDCVIVGQPEPEVIWYHNERPVKESADVQLLFQGDRCSLIIQEVYQEDAGHYKVVAINSAGEASSSCELKVTPLNQAEPATRAQAERQSLPKDAQPKFERLLSDVLADEGEQVVLEVQASGDQPLTAQWFLTNKELQLDQRITTQSDSELGLFKLILNNVSCDDKGVYTVKVSNPAGDAKCFSHLIVKSVNAPENRRSSQSSVEILDRHQCPEFKELFSDKQGEIDEVIKFECIVKGKPTPKVHWFFNDQPVHGHNFLVSTSGERQVLTIQKLTHDAVGKISCVAENEAGKATCVAFLNILGSGLPASSDVQTMSQEHNTESSRVTIKKQTFTTTSTSQVNSYEGNAPQTEVHHSSAHIDQSLKQLGQQRPEIVESHHYEELHKSKEMSSPSVQQKSFSFVQSSAPNGQSAVAIPDSPTRLRREIAPRFTTPLSGKIVDQGADVSMEAIYDGFPSPEIKVEKNGGQLFEDAHTKIFNKCNRVTIELKQVGVADAGRYAVTASNTVGQSTSTADLVVKKTIFPPVFGRRLQAQVSKKGEKLTMEVEVTGLPEPTVTWLKDDKPLKDAGISEHRLLAQGNSYRLIIEKAQTSDSGKYMVRATNAGGEAKSIADCAILEPSPERMQEVVKTIVYETGPVALVAPSSDFKTEDYKYTSSSMTSNYSHNMQSSSSSSHKETKFSSTAGAPPPQVVTYPSPIPAQRKTPAAEFSDYSSEIDERFRSVSRANESDAEIKGYRVVFPPTPTPRTNLATNGHKSPVVVITPSPMEFEPSPQEYARPKFEPIGKEIRHEIKTESSSKQSKFVQNQHQSQPVFKPKPVAAKFIAATQQQQQPQATARPTMYYNAVAGAPMHLAKVATETKNVMQMHESTESSQRVVNMQQTKRIIHFDSPQEQRDQQIVQEHFPYSPATSRTPSRQSHLPPPATPTKFVPGEFRESDYESEIEGARIQPLWSPYGDGLTKGFRRVAPPQGGSRSCSLPRTYERVLSPMEFDRGPEMPSKIHVDINTLKKEQRGGSTVTTQHRTQSLNRNSTMRQQQQQQQQQQSMDQIDRAGTLPRYGYSSLQQQAENQGRRMGSTFLQKSHQFVDDVSREVRSSASNGIGIRPGFKRAPSEGSSQQPQAFRDESRVSQYVPELPNTEPVNAHLSRDELAQRQPLFITPLKDIAVGVGGTARFECIVQAHPQPQVNWTHNGGHLEPGSRHCIEYRNGVCRLTLPQAYPDDNGNYACTAMNPLGAATTSGNLTVSSTNRGFRY; translated from the exons AGTCCGGAGAAGATCTACATCAAAGTGGTAGAACTGGAGCCAAAGATCACAGCACTTGGCGAGAACCTGGATGAATCCGTTCGCATGCAAAGAGAGCACGATGAGACCCTGCGAAATCTACAG agCCTGCCGGGACCCATGGATGAGTTCGTCCAGAAGGCAGACAAACTGCTGGCCAGCAAGCGGATTAGTTCCGAGCTGGTCAACGCCATGGCCGACACCTTGAACATCATCTGGCAGGACATCCTAAACCTCCTACAGGACCGTCAGCACCTTTTGATCCTCTGCACACAGTTCCACGACAAGATGACGCAGTGCTTCAGAAAGATGGACCAACTGGAACTGGCCTGCGAGGAGACCCTCCATCCGCCGGATGTGCCACGTGTACAGGAGTTTCTCAACAGATTTAAGCAACTGAGGATAGACATGCTCACCGGAGTGATGGCCGCTCTGAAGGATGGCAACGAACTGCTGGCCCAACTGGAGGAGCTGGAGAAGCTGGAGACCCTGGACACAAGGCCGGAGCACATCAAACGAGATGCCACGAGGGCGGTACACCAGGTTCAGCAGTGGCTGGAGGCTCTGCACGATCGGAGGAACTCCCTGGAACTGGCCTGGCAGACGAAAAAGACCCAAATGGAACAGTGCCTGGCATTGGCCTTGCTGGGTAGGGAACTGGTCGATCTGGAGGCAGCTCTCCAACAGGCCAGGATGGAGCTGAACACCATGTACAGTTTGGGTGAATGTGAGCACACGGCCAATGAAATGCTCATCAAGTACAGGGAGTGGAAGCAACAGGCCCTAATCCTCCGGGATCGAGCTCTCAAGATCACTCGGGCCAAGGAGAAGGTGCAGTCCGCTGGTCACTTCACCGAGGATGAGGCATGTGCTCGTGCCTATGCTGTATTGAGTGGCTGCACGGAGCACCTGGATCTGGTGGATCAGCGGGAACACTGGCTGCATCAATCCCGGGAGTTCTTCGCCAAGGCTGAGCACACTTTGAGTGTCCTGGAGAAACTGGAACTGGAGCTCACGAGCGTGAAACTGCCACCTCATTCCCCAGAAAGCTACGCCATGTACTCCAAAGTGGATCGAGATGTTCGCAGCTTCACCGAGGAACCTTTGCGTTTGGGTTACGGCATCCTCGACGAAGTGGGCAGGACTCAGCCGGAGACTCAGGGTGTAAAGAGAGTTCTGGATGAGCTGGAGAACCGGAAGGTTTATATCCAGGGGATCTGCGCCAACAGCAGCGAGGATCAGCAGAAGGTGCAGCGGGCCTTGAGTGAATTCCTGACCCATCACAACGAGCTTTTGGCCTGGCTAAGAGCCTCCGGCCAACTGCAATTGCAGCAGAGCGTGGACATGGGCAGAAATCTGCAGCAGGCCAAGCAGTTCCTCCTTCAGCACCACGAACTAATGCAGGATCTGGAG ATAAAAGGCGAGCTGATCAACCTGCTGCTGGAATCCATCAAGGTCCATCTGGAGTCCCTGAGTCCCCAGGAGCGCTACGATGTGGACTCCAAGGCGGAATCGCTGCACAAGCACTGGATCGAACTGAAGGACCTGGTTCTCAAACGAGTGGATTACGTGTCCCTGCTGATAGATTTCTTTGAGCTGGCCAACGAGTTCTCCAGCCAGCTGGACAACATGCAGCGCCAACTGCAGCAAACTCCCGACGAGCACAAGCTGCAATTCCTCCAGGCCACTTGGACGGGCATTGCGGCCACCTTCGGCGAACTGAAGTTTCGAGGACAGCGATTCATTAACTTAAAA ATTGTGGATCCATATCTCGAGACCAAATCCTCGGCACAGGCGGTGCAAGAGACGCTGAACGACTTCAGTAAGCGGCAGGTCGACGTGACGAGCAGTTTGGAGAATTGGACAACGAGCATTGCGGAGAAGCGAGAAGTCGAATACCTACTCGAGAAAGTCATGAGCGACAACGAGGAG ACCGTGTCCAAGAGCACCCAGGTGGACACCCAGTTGTATCCCGTATTCACCTCCCAGAGCGTGGACTCCAAGCAGCTGCTGATCAGCACCGGCGAGAAACTGACCCACGTGACCCAGGACATCGAGAGGGCCCAGGATGAGATCCAGCAGCGCATCCAGACGACCCTCAGCATCCAGACGAAGGATCAGCCGTCGCTGGCCAAGATCGAGCAGGTGATCAACAACCTGCGCATGCTGAAGGCCAAGCTGGATGGCATCAAGTACGACTATCGCACTCTGGTCGAGAGTGTGGTGCAGTTTCTGGAGAATATAGTGCAGTTGCGCCGCGAGATCGACGACTACTTCGCCAGGCAGCAGAAGGAACCCGCTTCCGGCGCAGATCGCAGCATCGCGGAGCACGAGAAATTCCGCGATCAGTGCATGGATAAATTTAGATCGCTAATCACACAATCCGAACTGCTGATCGATCGGGTGCGAGTACTGGAACCGCCGGGAGCCCGCGAAATCGACACCGATCGCATTCTGAAGCTGCTCGAGAACCTGCGCCTGCACTTCGAGTCGAACAGCAGTGCCCGCATGTCGTCGCTGGAGCGCCTGGAGAAGATCGAGCAGTTCCGCTCCGACCTGGAGGACATCGATCGCAGCCTGGACAGCGTCAGCCAGCAGCTGCACGAGATCAACAACCAGAGCGTCGACAGTCTGGCGGCGGCCAAGACCACGTCGCTGGCGTTCGAGTACTTTGAACGGACCATAGAG CTGCTCGAGAAGCGGATCGAGAAGTTTACGGAGTCCACGAGCCAACAGCTTTTGATAAGCAATCCCGAGAGCGAGCGGTACGTCAAGGACGAACTGCGCAAACTCAACGACAAGTGGCAGGGCTTCAAGGATCAGGTGAAGCAGAAACGAAAGAGCCTAAACCAGGCAACCGAGTTCTTCGAGGTGGTCGAAAAG ATCGACGCGGAGTACCGTGAGATTAGCTACTTCTACACCAGCGTCTCCAACAAGGTTCCCTACCTCCGAGATTCCGTGGAGGCTGGCAACTTGGTGAATGATATCGAGAACTATGTGACCAGCAGGGAGGCTGCCCTGCGTTCCAAGTTGGATAGTGCCTCGCAATGTGCCCACGACATGAACAAGGTCTCGTCCCTGTACAACGATGTGATGAACATCTTCCAATCCTTCATCAAGCTGAAGATGGACATCAATGTGGTGCAGGAGCGGCTGAAGCAGGAGCAGCGCCAGAAGGAGCAGAGGGAGCGGGAGGCCCGGGATCAGGCGGAAAGGGAGAAGGCTCTAAGGGAGGCGGAGGCCAAGGAGAGGTTGTTCAGGGAGGAGCAGTCCCGCCTGGAGAACCAGCGCCAGCAGGCGGCCATCGAGCAGGCTCAAAGGGAACTGGCGGCCAGGGAGTTGGCTCTCAGGGAGCAGGCTGTCCGGGAAGAGGAGTCCAGATTGCAGGCCATTCGGGAGCAGGCCACGCGAGAGCAACTGGCCAGGGAGCAGGCTGCCAGGGAGGAGGAGTTGCGGATCCAATCCCTCAGGGAGATTGCCCGCCGGGAAGAGGAAGTGCGTCAGCAGAACAAGAGGGATGAGGAGATCCGCATCCGCAGGGAGGAGGAGGAACGATTCCGCAGGGAAAACGAGTCCCGTTCGAAGCGAGAGGAGGAGGCCCGCATCCAGCGGGAGGAGATCACCAGGCTCCAGACCCTTCGCGATCAGGTGGATCAACAGCGCCTGGTGACCGAAAACATCCGCAAGGACATCCAGGTGAACTCCATTTTCACGGAACTGCGCTACGCCTCACCGCTTTTCATTCGTCCTCTGAAAGATGCAGTTGCTCGCGAAGGAGATCGTTTGGTCCTCGAATGCGAGGTCACAGGTACTCCAGAGCCCTCCGTCGAGTGGTTCAAGGATGGCATTAGTATCCAAAATAATACCGATTATAAAACCACCTTCGACAAGGGAATCTGCAGGCTGGTGATCGAGGAAACCTTTGCCGCCGACTCAGCACGTTTCAGTTGCCGTGCCTCGAATCTGGTGGGAACTTGCGATACCAATGCCACTTTATCCGTCCGGGAAAATGCGGCCGAAGTCCAGTTGGTACCACCCAGGATCCTAAGGTTCCTGGAGAGCGGCAAGGCCACCGAGGGCAGTTCCTTCCAGTTTGCTTGTGTGGTGGCCGGAGTTCCTTTGCCCACGGTTCAGTGGTTCAAGAACGACAAGTGCATCGATGATTCGCCGGATTATGTGATCAGCTACAATAATGGTGAAGCAACTTTGAAGTTCGAGGAGGTCTTCTTGGAGGACGATGCAGTCTACACCTGCAGCGCCTCAAATCCCGCGGGAATCGAACATTGTTCCGCTTCTCTCATTGTGGAAC CTTTGGAGCCAACTGAATTGCCCAGCTTCAAGGTTCCCCTCTCGAATGCCATGGCTCGAGTGGGTCAGAAGATCAAACTGGAGGCCATCGTGAGTGGAATTCCCAGACCAGAAGTCTATTGGCTGCACAACGGCAAGCCCTTCCAGCCCCGCGATTCCAAG TACGAATACGGCCGCGTAACATTGATAATCCCGCAGGCTTATCCCAACGACGCCGGATCCTACGTCCTGAGCGCCAAGAACCTAGCTGGCGAGGCCTATACCAGTTGCAACGTGATAGTGAAGGGTCGCCTGCCCAACGAGACCTCCGATTCCGAGATGGCCAGCGACATAGAGCCCATCaagccagccgtccacctgCCCCTCAAGGATGTCTCCATATTCGAGGGCAAGCCCGTGAGGCTGGACTGCGTGATTGTGGGTCAGCCGGAGCCCGAGGTCATCTGGTATCACAACGAGCGACCTGTCAAGGAGTCCGCCGATGTTCAGTTGCTTTTCCAAGGGGATAGGTGTTCTCTGATAATCCAAGAGGTCTACCAAGAAGACGCAGGTCACTACAAAGTGGTGGCCATCAATTCGGCGGGAGAAGCATCCAGTAGTTGTGAACTCAAGGTCACTCCTTTGAATCAGGCGGAACCTGCCACTCGGGCTCAGGCGGAAAGGCAATCCCTGCCTAAGGATGCCCAGCCCAAGTTCGAAAGACTTCTCTCTGATGTTTTGGCTGACGAGGGCGAGCAGGTCGTCCTCGAAGTCCAGGCCAGTGGTGATCAACCCCTGACTGCCCAGTGGTTCCTGACCAACAAGGAACTCCAGTTGGATCAAAGGATCACCACCCAATCCGACTCGGAGCTAGGCCTCTTCAAACTCATCCTGAACAATGTGAGTTGCGATGACAAGGGCGTTTATACCGTGAAGGTCAGCAATCCAGCGGGAGATGCCAAGTGTTTTTCGCATCTGATAGTGAAATCCGTGAATGCTCCTGAGAATCGTAGGAGTAGTCAATCCTCAGTGGAAATCCTAGACCGTCATCAGTGTCCCGAATTTAAGGAACTATTTAGCGACAAACAAGGTGAAATCGATGAGGTGATCAAGTTCGAGTGCATTGTCAAGGGCAAGCCCACACCAAAGGTCCACTGGTTCTTCAACGACCAACCCGTTCATGGTCACAATTTCCTGGTCTCCACAAGTGGTGAACGCCAAGTGCTAACCATCCAAAAGTTAACCCATGATGCCGTGGGCAAGATCAGTTGTGTGGCGGAGAATGAGGCAGGAAAAGCCACCTGTGTGGCCTTCTTAAATATCCTAGGAAGTGGTCTGCCCGCCTCTAGTGATGTTCAAACCATGAGCCAGGAGCACAATACGGAATCTTCGAGGGTGACGATCAAGAAGCAAACCTTTACCACCACCTCCACTTCGCAGGTTAATTCATATGAGGGAAATGCCCCGCAAACCGAGGTGCATCACTCTTCCGCCCACATTGATCAATCCCTGAAGCAACTTGGCCAGCAAAGACCCGAGATCGTGGAGAGTCACCATTACGAGGAGCTGCACAAGAGCAAGGAGATGAGCAGTCCCAGTGTGCAGCAGAAGTCCTTCAGCTTCGTCCAATCCAGTGCCCCCAATGGACAATCCGCAGTGGCCATACCAGACTCACCCACTCGCCTCAGAAGGGAAATTGCTCCGAGGTTCACCACTCCCCTCAGCGGAAAGATCGTCGACCAGGGTGCCGATGTCAGCATGGAGGCTATTTATGATGGCTTTCCCTCGCCCGAGATCAAGGTGGAGAAGAACGGAGGTCAGCTGTTCGAGGATGCCCACACCAAGATCTTCAACAAGTGCAATCGCGTGACCATCGAGCTCAAacaggtgggcgtggcagatGCCGGACGATATGCGGTGACCGCCTCCAATACAGTGGGTCAGTCCACCAGCACAGCGGATTTGGTTGTTAAAA AGACCATATTCCCGCCTGTCTTTGGCCGACGACTGCAGGCTCAGGTCAGCAAGAAGGGCGAGAAGCTGACCATGGAGGTTGAAGTCACCGGGCTGCCCGAACCCACGGTCACCTGGCTGAAGGACGATAAACCCTTAAAGGACGCTGGGATCTCTGAACATCGCCTGCTGGCCCAAGGAAACTCTTACAGGCTAATAATCGAAAAGG cgCAAACTTCGGATTCCGGCAAGTACATGGTGCGTGCCACAAATGCAGGAGGTGAGGCCAAGAGCATCGCCGACTGTGCCATCCTGGAACCCTCACCGGAACGCATGCAGGAGGTGGTCAAGACCATTGTCTATGAGACGGGTCCCGTGGCTCTTGTGGCCCCATCCAGCGATTTCAAAACCGAA GACTACAAGTACACCTCTTCGAGTATGACCAGTAACTACTCCCACAACATgcagagcagcagcagctcctcCCATAAGGAGACCAAGTTCTCCTCGACGGCAGGAGCACCACCACCCCAGGTGGTGACCTATCCCAGTCCCATTCCTGCCCAAAGGAAGACCCCGGCGGCGGAGTTTAGTGACTACAGCAGTGAGATTGATGAACGTTTCCGTTCTGTGTCTCGCGCTAATGAATCCGATGCCGAGATCAAGGGCTATCGAGTGGTCTTCCCACCGACACCCACTCCGCGCACAAACCTTGCCACCAATGGCCACAAGTCCCCGGTGGTGGTGATTACTCCCTCGCCCATGGAATTTGAGCCTTCTCCCCAGGAGTATGCCAGGCCCAAGTTTGAACCGATTGGCAAGGAGATACGCCATGAGATCAAGACGGAGAGCAGCTCCAAGCAGTCCAAGTTTGTCCAGAACCAGCATCAAAGTCAGCCTGTTTTCAAGCCCAAGCCGGTGGCGGCCAAGTTCATAGCGGCCacccaacagcagcagcaaccacAGGCCACCGCCCGTCCGACCATGTACTACAATGCTGTTGCTGGAGCTCCGATGCACCTGGCCAAGGTGGCCACCGAGACCAAGAACGTGATGCAGATGCACGAGTCCACAGAGAGTTCGCAGCGTGTGGTGAACATGCAGCAGACCAAGAGGATAATCCACTTTGATAGTCCGCAGGAGCAGAGGGATCAGCAGATCGTGCAGGAACACTTCCCCTACAGTCCCGCCACAAGTCGTACTCCCTCGAGGCAATCCCATCTGCCGCCtccagccacgcccactaagTTTGTGCCTGGGGAATTCCGGGAGAGTGATTACGAGAGTGAGATTGAGGGAGCACGCATCCAACCTCTGTGGTCACCCTATGGCGATGGCTTGACCAAGGGTTTCAGGCGAGTGGCCCCGCCTCAAGGAGGCAGTCGATCCTGCAGCCTGCCAAGAACCTACGAGAGGGTGCTATCACCCATGGAATTCGATCGGGGTCCCGAGATGCCCAGCAAAATCCACGTGGATATCAATACTCTGAAGAAGGAGCAGCGCGGAGGAAGTACAGTGACCACCCAGCATCGCACTCAATCCCTGAACAGGAACTCCACCATgaggcaacagcagcaacagcaacagcagcagcagtccaTGGATCAGATTGATAGGGCCGGAACTCTGCCCCGATATGGTTACAGTTCCCTTCAGCAGCAGGCCGAGAATCAGGGCCGGCGAATGGGCTCCACCTTCCTCCAGAAGTCCCATCAGTTCGTCGATGATGTGAGCAGGGAGGTAAGGAGCTCGGCATCGAATGGAATTGGCATCCGACCGGGTTTCAAGAGGGCTCCCAGCGAGGGCAGCAGCCAGCAGCCTCAGGCCTTCCGGGATGAATCGCGCGTCTCCCAATATG TGCCGGAACTGCCCAATACGGAACCCGTCAATGCGCATCTGAGTCGCGATGAGCTGGCACAAAGGCAGCCATTATTCATAACG CCACTGAAAGACATCGCAGTCGGAGTGGGCGGAACGGCGCGCTTCGAGTGCATTGTGCAGGCGCATCCGCAGCCACAGGTCAACTGGACGCACAACGGCGGTCACTTGGAGCCGGGCAGCCGGCATTGCATCGAGTACCGGAACGGCGTGTGCCGGCTGACTCTGCCGCAGGCCTATCCGG ATGACAACGGCAACTACGCCTGCACCGCCATGAATCCTTTGGGAGCGGCCACCACCAGCGGAAATTTGACCGTTTCGAGCACAAACCGCGGATTTAGATACTAA